In Drosophila miranda strain MSH22 chromosome XR, D.miranda_PacBio2.1, whole genome shotgun sequence, the genomic window ATGCTAGTGATGAAATCTGAAATCCGCGATTTTAGAACGAGATCCACCGATATACCTTCAGTTGAGAAGCTAGTATCTCATATGCCAGAGACTGCAGTAAGCGACTTAGTTTTTCGCAGTTGAAGCTGATTAGCTAGACGAGTAGTTACGAAATGCAAGTGCGAGCCCGAGTCCAACAGCGCGCGACATGGCATGAAAGTTCCAGCGCTGTTTTTGACGAGAACGACAACGGTGGCTAATAGAACAGGCTCTAACCGACGCTGGGATATATGAGCTTGCGGCGAGGAGGGCGACAATGCAACCATGGCGGTATGATTTGGCTGTGGCTCAATTGAAGAAACAGTATGGGATGTCTCTGTTGGACGAAAAAACTGCAGAAGAGTGTGGTGCTTCGATTGGTAAGTACGGCAGGGACATGATTTACAATCTTTCAAGTGATGACCATTTCGTAGGCAATTGACGCATAACAAGAGCCTCTTTGCTTCCTTGTGACGATCATTCGGCGATAGAGCTTTGAACCGTTGATAATTGGCAATCATATGGTTCACGCCCTCACAAAACAAACAGGAAACAGGAGCGCACGATGCTACAAACGATTTTCGATGATGACTCCCTGACTTGCTAACCTCACCATCTTGCCCTTGCATGGAGTGGTGAATGCCTTCAAGAGTACGACATCTTCGTTCCAGAAAGGCAGATAATTTCTCCCAGGATGGAAGATCGTGATTCGACGACGCTGCTTCCCATTTAGTCTGCCTGTCGAAATTTTTCCAGAGTGCGTGGACGATGATGCAATCAGCTATTTCCTCCTTAACTGCCAGCTCTTCCAACGTGTGAAGATGTAAGGTGGCGGCGTCCGTAAACGCCCGAATTTGAAAAACAGATGACTCTCCACGCGCCAGCCCAAATATTTCTCTAGTGTGTATGTGCGGGCCAGCCGCCAAAGAATTAATTAGGAAGTACATTTAAGCATTGGTTTtgttattgtatgagcagagtgAGCCGCCTAGGTTTTGCAAATGTTGACTTTCCTCAgtgctgctgcgctctcccgttaaaagggctctctgccgccgccactccGGCAATTACCTTGATCTGCCGCCTCCACtccggcaatcactttgatctgctgccgtcgtttgctcagttctatgctaacctcTCTGCGCATTGTTTGCATATCGACCTCATAAAATGTATCTGAacatagcaagcaatcggcttctgCTAAGCCACCAAAAGTAAATACATATTATAAAGTTTAAAAGAAATTCTCTTTTTAATTTTGGAAACAAATAGGTGCTAAAAGCGCTTCGCATCTCAAACAGTGTGCCTGTAGAATGAGACGTTTATTAGCAAATCGATTTTTGAGAATATCTAATGGTGTACTGTAATTAGGCTCGCTCATCTCCAACGAACTAATGGTGTCCAACGCCGCTCCGCTCAAGCAGGACCGCAAATGCTATAGCTTCTCGATAGAAGTCAGCTCTGCTTCACTATCAATAACAGCGGTGTTCATGGAATAGAAGCTTGTCCACTCTGTATAGGCTCCGCTGAACTTGGGCAGCTGCAGCTGTGTCAATCGCGATCGATTGACCATGTACATTATGGATTGGGATTCACTTGGGTTCATTTGAAACGTGAAACAATGCGTGTGCTGTGAACGCTTGCCCCACTCACGCTGCAGAATGGTCCTCAAAGATAAGATGGACGAGTCAAATTTTCCTGGTATAAACTCAAAATCCGCTTCCTCCACACTGGTGTGCCACAATAAAATTAGATTTCAGCACCGTCAATAATTCCAACAATCCTCACAGATCATATTCATGCATTTGGCGCAGCTTTTCAGGATCCATCTCTGTGCATATGGACTCTAGCCTGTCGAAAATGGCTCTAGCTTTCAGCCGCATGAAGGAAATCCTCGATGCAGGGTGGTGGCTGCGTTCGCACGAACCCTTTCACTAGGTGGAGCATCGCCAAATGTCACAGTATCACTGTCATTGCCAATAGCCAACGATCCTTTCCATTTATTATTTTTCATCTTGCCCATGGTTTCGGCTATAGACTATTGACGCGGAGTGTATGAGTCGATCACAGTTAAATAAAATCATGCAACGCGCGAGTTCAGACGAGTTCAAAATGTTTTTGCGTTCACTTTTGCGGCACTTTTTATTTATGTACAGTCAGCACAACATTTATTCGGACAAACGACTATTTCaacttttttttataaataacTTGAAAAGTATTtaactttaacaaacaatTTTTATTTCATTATGAGCATGGATGTTACTTGATGCGAAGAATTTCTTGTTTCAACAAGACAAAGACCCCAAACATTCATCGTATTTGGTACAAGAATGGCTGTTGTATCAATGCAAAAAGTTAAAAACGACGCCGCAGTCACCAGATCTGAACCCCATAGAGCACGTTTGGGATTTGCTGGAAAAAAATTAGGAAACATAAAATTTCCTCCAAGGAAACTCTTAAAACGGCTCTGATGACGGAATGGGAGAAAATTAATCCCAATAAAACCAATTATTTGGTAAAAAGTATGAGCCGACGTCTACAAGCTGTTATTAAAGCTAAAGGCGGCCCCACCAAATATTGAGAGCAGAAAAATGGGGGACAATCagccaggctccgtttttcactttcacaaaagttttccgatttacttttgttcaaaacgaaaacattttcgttgacgaaatgaaaagtaaacggctttttatacaacaaaacgaaccttaattgcaaaaggaaaaaaatagatgacttattgatgcattaaAATAAACTTGACACCTATGTCAGGGTAATTTAATTTgtgctttctttataaataattttatttgaaCCCAACCTCAAATATGGTTCGGAAAAAATTGGCCACGGCAACAACAAATTTCGTTTTGGTGTAAACAGCTGACGCATTCCGATTTGGTTATCGGAACGTTGGCAAGTAATAAATTTTTGCGCATAACAGCACAAATGTGTATGTAACAGCTCAGACTGTGCTTGTAACATGCGCTTAACAGAACATCTGGGTGAGCACAGCTGTTTCCCACCCAATTTAATTCGGACTTCAAAATGTAAGTGCagcaaattaatttttaatttcaaaATTACCGCTTTGTTCTTAAAAATCCAGGGGAAAGCATAAATCATCTCTTCAAGATGAAATCCTGGTGGGATTCATGAAAGAAAACCCGAACTCGGCAAAAAGATTTGTGAAGGGCGACCGAGTTGTTGTCGATGCCAAGTAGGCAGAGCTTTGCGGCGCTCTCAATGCAGTTGGGCCGCCAATCAAGGACGCATTGGGTTGAAAAAAGGTACGTGTTGCACAAAAAAAGGTAGCACACTACTATATTCAATTCTACAATTTCAGGTTTGGGGCAGATTGGAAAACAAACATCCGCAAGAAGCTGGCCAAGAACAAATTAGAAACTCGAGCTACAGGTGGAGGGCCCTACGCACAGCAATCGCTTGGGGAATTGGAGGAGGGAGTGGCAAAGCTATGTGGCCTCTATGAAATGGTGGAAGGAGTAGGTGGGCCAGCGTATGGACTTTCCCCCCGCACGACCAAGGAGGCCGACACTGGGGTTAAATGCGTGATGGAAGACCCCATTGAGGAGGAACCCTCAGAGAAGGACGAACCCTCAGAGAAGGAGGAGCCCATGCCGAAGCGCCGTCGAACTAGACCAGCGCAGACCATGGACCTCAACGAATGAAATGTCGACAATTTCCAACAAAATTTCGGAACGTTTCGAAAGAATGAAAGCGTTAGAGAAGGAGAAGCTCGAGGTCCGAATGGCGCTTGTAGACAAATTTAGCCAAATTTTGGACAAAttttcgaaataattagtttCCTACTATTAGTTTACTGTGAAACTTAGCTTTATTAGATATTAAGAATATCGAATGATATAAAGAAGAAAACATATGAAAAATGTTGCATTTTAATAAGGAATGGCCTGAGCTATTTCATCGCGTATAGATGATCCATTATTTTCAGTGTCGTCGAATTCATTTTCAGTGTCTAGAGGGTCGTCAAATCGAACATCCTCCTCGATTAAGACATTACGTATTCTACAAATATTGTGCAGGGCACAGCATACATTTATAATTTGGCAACAAAATATTGGTGGGTAATTTAAAGTGCGTTGCAAGCAACGGAATCGGGTTTTAAGGACTCCAATGGTGCGTTCGGTAATATTTCGTGCTCCAGTTTGCTTTATGTGGAATCTGTGCTGATAGGTGGCTATCTCCGCGCTCCTATAAGGAGTCAGAACAAAACTCTCTAGAGCGTAGCCCGaatcagccaaaacaaacCCATTAATATTCCCTAGCAGGGGAGTGATTCCAAATGAAGGAGTCATGGCAGGAATCAGGGTGCGTGGCATCAATAGCAATTATCTCCATGTTGTAGTTACACACCACCATGGCATTCATGCTATAAAATCCTTTCCCATTATAGAACACGGAGTGGTTTTGTACAGGCCTTAGTATTCTGATGTGAGTTCCATCCACACAGGCACCAATTCGAGGCAATTTAAAGTTACGATAGAAATATTCATATGACTGTTGCAATTGATGATTATTCATCTGCAACGAAATGAACTCAACACATAACAGCCTGTCCATCAACTGAATAAGTTTGTGAAGAGTCCTTCCAAATGTACTGCGTCCAATGTTTCTCTTTGGAAACTGCCCATTGGTACCAGCCAGTGACGAGATATCGCATTACTGAAGCCAATTGCGTAGAGGGAGATAGCTTCCAGGTAACACCTAAATGGGGTTGAACTTTCTCCAAAATCATTTTGAAAGTTTTTTTGTCGATCCGAAATGACTTCACAATTCTGAAAGCTTGACCATtagcaatttaattttcaattttcatGCTGTTACTCACAGTTCGTCAGCCATGTTAAATACACAAGTGTTGCATCTATGAAATCTGGATCTTCTTAAATAACGAAATTTCTGCCGACCTTTTTCTTCAAAAcaagcaattgaaaaaataaaaggcatTTAAATCACGCTGTATTTTTACAAAGCAGCCAGGTCAACTGTTTTTATTTGCCAGAAACGATGAAAAATGAAACATATCGATAACAAAAATATGTGACAACTGGAGCAccttaaaacgaaaacgaaacgttttggctgaaaacgtaatccgaaaaagtaaatgaaaaacgtACAGTTTTTTTCGTACAAACTAAAATGTGTCCGAATAATTATTGAGCGTAAAAAAGTGGCCTTTTTGATacttttaagttttttttaaaTGCCAAAGAaagttttttttgtgtttatgTTTAAAATTAGTATAAGTAACATCCATGCTCAAAATGAAATACAAattgtttgttaaagttaAATACTTTTCAAgttatttataaagaaagcTGAATTAGACGGGTGTCCGAATAAATGTTGTGCTGACTGTATGTCCAAAATGTATGCGCCGGCAAAACAGCGAAGCGACGACCGAAAAAGAACCAACAGTTATGCACAAACGAACGATCGAGATGTTTTGCACTATTTCGAGTTCGAACTCGAGAGAGAGATACGTGCAGCCGATCACGAAGCAGACGGCGAAAGAGAGGCGAAAACGAATAGCGGGCCGCTATAACTGCCACGATCGGCCACAACGATCTTTGGCTCGTTACGGCTAATGTTACGTTAAACCATTAACACACGACAAGTCCATGGCAATCACGTCGAGGTCACCAAAATGTTGGAAGCGGCCGAACTTTTCCAATTAAGGTTACAATTTGGCATTTATTTTTCGATattgtttgtgtgtttttgttaGAAGTCGTGGCCGTGAACTTAGCTTTAGGTGTAAGGTGCTTTCGACGTAGCGGACTGACTGACTGGGTGGTGGAAGGTTCGAAGCAGTGGATATAagtaaaacgagggggaacgttgtgagttgctgcggac contains:
- the LOC117186285 gene encoding uncharacterized protein LOC117186285; its protein translation is MPSRQSFAALSMQLGRQSRTHWVEKRFGADWKTNIRKKLAKNKLETRATGGGPYAQQSLGELEEGVAKLCGLYEMVEGVGGPAYGLSPRTTKEADTGVKCVMEDPIEEEPSEKDEPSEKEEPMPKRRRTRPAQTMDLNE